GACATACGAACACACGAAACAGTTGGACCAGAAGGGTGATTACATGTTGTTTTGGCGTACCAATAACACCCACATTACGTTCGAGACCCATGTTAAAACCCTTGGATATGTCGGCTTTGGAATTTCCCAGACAGGCGGAATGTATCCAGCAGATATTGTTCTAGGCTGGGTCAAAGACGGTCAGGTCTTCCTAAAGGTGAGATACTTTCACTTGCTTATCattttttttgcagataatcgAGAGTTTTGTAAGTTAATATATCTAATTATGTGTAATTCGTAAATATGTGACGCATTTCTTGTTGATGATAGTGCTTGTCCAAAGTTAACGTAATTTCAAAACTTACAATTCATATGACAAACCGAAATAGCAAACATCGATATCGGTGTCCGGAAGTAAACGTTTTCCGCCATGTCGACGATAGCTACACTCAAGATTTGGGTAACATTTAGAAAATAGTGTGCAGTGTATGGAATTTACAATGCAACCTCTAGGTATGGTAAATCTTTTATCAGATCGACAGATATAACTACAACATACCTCCTTACCTAGTTCCATtgttactatttttttattaatctaGACTGGATGACTGGAGTCGTTAAGGCAAACTATTCTATTGCGCTTGTTTTCACGGAACACAtgtgtactatttgtttatatttcccATTTTCATTCGGTTTTTCAGTTGTTTATATTTGGTTGTTTATATTATAGTTTGTTGATGCTTGAGGACACAATGGAAATCGTCATCATTATGCTTTAATACTATAACAACCAGTGTATCCATCAAAAATAATGTTGCTGAGTTACATGTGTTTGAACAATCAAGTAATGTTTAATGCAAAGATATAAACATCTCTATACCATCCACCAGGACTGTCACACTGTCGGATATGTGGCGCCAGTCGTGGACCGATCCCAGGACTGGGTGTTAGAGTTCGGTAGTGAGACAGATGACTGTACCATTTTACGCTTCTCCAGGAAGATCGACACATGCGATTCTGATGACATTAAAATAACGGtatgtaattataaaaataaacagcAAGCATTGGAACGATTTTTTGGGTCCGTTATCATTGCCAATTATATGCTTGAAAAAATGCTGTAATTTATTTGTGTTGATCATAGCGTGCGCTTACAGATAATGATTATGCCGATTTGTggtgttaaaaaaaaaaaaaaacccgacacataaaagataaatatatagataaccGGAACAAAGGTGTAAAAgctatagaaatatatattgttttattgaataCATCATCACAGTTAAAACAAAAAGTATGGAATAAATGATCTACCTACTGCCAGccagaaagataaaaaaatctaATGCTTTTATTGTATTTACAGGACGATACAGCCAAGATAATATTTTCTTACCATCCAGATGACCCTGTgtcaatgacgtcacttccatGGCACGGGACAACTCGTCGGGGTACACAGAGTCTCATGTTATTGGCTACAACTCTGTCAGAGGAAGCCTCCGGAATGCCAGAAAACGTCATCACCCACGACTTCCTCAACCAACACGTATGTGTGTTTTTGACACCGTGTAATTTGAAGTAGATTATTCTACATGTATAAgaaatataggatcttacatgagtgttcattcatatgagattttatgaaacgagtctaagaagttttaattttgcGAGAATTGGCGAGCAAGAATTAAAACTTcaagacgagtttcataaaatctcatatgaaatgaacacaaatttaggATACTTTTAATCACATTACTACAAAAACACACATAACAatgaatttcacgtcaaaatgtattcccaAAATCCGGCGAAGGCCGCCATTTTATCCCGATGTCCTcataatcctgacgtcacgtcatttttcctgagtTCATGTTATTGttctttgtgacgtcacaatggatttccagccaatgaaaatcgccccaggttatattacactagtgtCATTtcaaaaaaaagaatattacacgggcgaaatcattGGATCTCAGGCGGATTCTGTGATAGAACAGAGTTCTATTTGATTTGTCTGGTCATATTCAGATAATGCCGTCTTACAAACATTCTGTTATAgtgataaaattttatatatcaatacacacaatgtatttCTGTATTCACTTTCTAGTATGGATTTGCAAAAATAAGGGTGATAGAAGTACACTAccttaatataaaatatcagtaaGAATATATCTCAGCGTCTGATAGACGTAGTCATTAATCATGGCTATTTCATGCAAAAATAAGTCAAAACATGACCGCATCCAATGTATGCAATTTACGGTTTTGCCTTCTTGCATTCATGGAAAACTGTAAATAATTGTTatagaaacattatataacgaACACtaccatatacatatatgtaacagtATATTAAAAGCCCGTCCGTTTCCTGTATTGACGTGTACTTGTGACCCTGTAAGATGTGTTAACCATTTGTTGTAGTACCGTATTCCACCTGTACCCACCACATACAGATGTACCACATTCGACTTTCCTGACCTGGGCAAAAAACATCATGTTGTGAAGGTGGGAACATATTTACtgcaccagagaaattatttatattaacatctttAATAGCATACTAATGACGACGATCTTAATTGTCAAATTATGGACTATatagaaatgattttatagTGCAACATTATTTTTACATCTGTTTTCGGTGCGGATCTGGGCATTATTGTTTGCTCAATTGTTTATGCTTAGGTAGAGGCTAACATCCAGGAAGGCCACACACCTTATGTCCATCACATGTTGTTGTATCACTGCGCCAACATATCATTGTCCTTGGCTAACAGCACATATATGTGCTATGACAATGCACCTGCCGCGTTCGTCAACTGCAGAGCTGTGTTTGCAGCCTGGGAGATCGGCGGAGGGGTAATcttatgttgttttgttgttgtttgtttttgttttgcaaaacataaacataatttCATGGTTGTATAGTATTGTTGGAATCGGTGTTATATTGCATgtacaaataattaaaaagttaaattataGTACAAATAGTAGAAAATTACATTATGGTTCATATCCAATATTGGCATTTATCTGTTATTTATTAACTTCGCATATGTTCTTCCAGTGAATTTGCAACAAGTGTGATACACGGTTTGTATTGGCTATGTCGCGCAGGATTTTAATTTTGAGCAAGGCTATAAACAATGACGTGATGTCAGAAAACAATGGTAAAGTCATAAAGTTATGCttataatttaaatgttttcgGTTTTATGATACAtgcattttttgtaaaatactcgcacaaatgtaatattatcaGACTTGTTCCATAAAATctagaaaagaaagaaaaatgattTAAGATCAGTAATATATCTTATTATTTAACGTTTTCTGAAAGAACATATATGTGATTAAATTAAGTTCCCAATAGGTAaatgtattcatatatatactcactataaatctaatatttttgtAGGCTTTTTATTACCCTCCAGATGTTGGCATGTCTTTAGGAACAGACCGAGATCCTCGATTCTTTATTTTGGAAACTCATTATAACAATCAGGCTAATATATCGGGTAACGCATACATATATTCATTGGTAGTACTATTTACATTTAGGTTTTGAATAACATGAAAATTAAGCGCCGATGAGTTCTTCGTTCTTTAAAAGTCAGATACTTATGAAAGGTCtttctatatttgtatatcGTTTGAGGAGGTGATAACCATTGTGCAACTGTTGTTAGGGGATTGTGGATAGTTGATACTCTTCGATCATTTTCCaggtttattttttctttagttatAAGGACTCTTCATCAAAAGAAAAATCaagtataatatacatatttaccagTACACACAATAAtgaaatgttatcaaatatCACATACAAGTAGCAGTATAGACAACAATGAAATGTTACGAATTCTGAAAGTCGAGACAAAATGCTAACTCTCCAATTCATGTGGTACTCAATATGGTTTCTTTACTTCATGTTGATAGATAACTCTTTGAAGTTCAGCAACTTTTAAGTCATTTATGATATAACTGGGTAAAACATTTAGCATGTTATTATTTCTTCGGTGATCAATTAAAAACCATctggtttgatgaataaagctctgaaaatcattcaaacggacagacaaacatatatgatgctttataaacgttagttagaaCACAGATGTTATTCATCGTAaaattatagttttttttatttatgtatgtttggATCGAAACATACTCGCACGAATCACTTTACGATTACtaaaaaatactgtaaaattgttaaatgaaattgtagacaacaATTTGACTTCATTGTCTGACCGTGTGTACtaatttcactgcactgtagactttaatgtaatgAATTTTGccagtactgctaaaaatcgTTTTCAGCTTTTATTTGCACCTGTAAAACTAAAACCTGTGAATTGAAAGTAtggtaattctcaaaatgttggtaactgtTGGTGGTGAATAACTTATTAAAAGTTCTTCTTCattcatgagtatgaaaaatacggcacatataatttAAACTCTTATAATTTATACATAAAGCAATTTCTATAAGGTATACTTAATTGCATTCCGTAGTTTATAAAACCACAacaattttatacaaatgtttgTACGTACGGCATGATGTTTTCATGTTATTAGGAATTGTGGACTCTTCCGGCATCCGGATAACCTATACACCTGAGGTCCGGAAGTACGACGCTGGCATGCTCATTACCGGTTTCTTTGTAGACCCTTCTGAAATCATCCCGCCGTACGAAGAAAGTTTTATTTCGAAAGGCTACTGCTCCGAACAGGATCTTGCAAGGGTTTGTCACGTCCATTTTACTGGCATTTTACCATTCTATCAATGGTTAcgtttatatataaactatttatgttttaatcatTGAAGTGCGTTCTTGGGGATTCATGGTCCTATCATTCCCCCAGGATTGCATACAAATTAAATAACGTGCGTTATATTTCCGTTCTCTGTTATTTTTTAGCCAACCTGTAATGCACACTGAAATCGCTATTACCAAATCAAATTCTCCGCTTCCCCCGTCAGTAGAACCTCTTCTTCTGACGTCACAAGTACCCCCGACGTTATAAGAACTCCCGACCTCACTTGCGGTAAAAAATAAGTTcatggaaataaacaaaatcttcAATACACTTCcgatattttcatcaatttgtttCCTCTTTAGgatatttaactttttaaaatcataaGTACAGATATTGTTGCGAAAAACATAGAACAATTGGGGGTTTTCATTCCGGTAGCACGCAATTACGCACAAAAATGCGCATTGCGTCATAACGTCATGAGGTCGTTCagaatgacgtcacaatacatgttGTACTTGTCACTATATTAACGGGAGTTATAGGAGAATTATTATCTCATAAATTCCCTTTTctgttggtaaggttatatagtgtcagcaaatggaaatatttaattagttaaataattagtttgtttatttgttttgtcgGTAGGGTGTCCCAGAAGAAGGCGTGAATGTATTTGCAGTGTTACAGCATTCCCACCTGTTAGCGAAGAAGTTCCGCACACGTGTGTTTAGGAATGGATCCGAGATGGAACCATTCGCTGACGATAACTACTATGATTTCAACTTCCAAGAATTTCACTACCTTAAACGTGAACGCAAGCTCAAAAAGGCAAGtctatatatttgaaaatgaacTGGGTGTTGTGATCAACTGCTTCAACGTATGGGTATACAAATAGAAGGGTTAATAAAAAAGTACTGCATGGTTATAACGTCATAGCTTTCTGGATATTACCAGAAATAAGACTTTTATTGGTCCTTATTCACTTTGTAATGCTGATAAATCAAGTCTcaattacttttacaataattatCACTAAAATGAAATGATTGTACTAATTGTTACTATTGAAatttttttctaacattaaGTTCGGTTCCCTGACAGGGTGACAGTATAGAGGTGAACTGTGACTTTGACTCTAGGGCACGGACATCCCTCACTCTGGTAAGTGGTACAGATTGTATACAgggaaaatattataaacaaatctATATTGCGATAATGAATGCGTCTATAAAGTTTGATAAGATACATTTATTAATTTTGAGTTTTAACCTTTTTTGTGGTATGACACAATAACTAGGGTGATCTCATTACCTCTGTTTGTGTACGTTTGTGGACCTggaaataaaagaaacaatgtTATAAGTGTGAAGATATGTGTCTTTCCTGTTTAACACTGTACTGCTCTATAATTCAATAACCACCACGGAGTGTATACATAATTGCGAGTTGTCTTTCCTTATTTACAAATACAATTATTGCAATAACCAGGGATCTATCTTAGTATTTATTCTTTTTCGTTTTAGAAGTACATTTTAGAAGTACACagggtggtctatatacatatgtccttcctgttttacaaatacacattATAATACCCagggtggtctatatacatatgTCCCTCCTGCTTTACAAATAACCAGGGCTGTCTATCTTAGTATATGTCTTTTTCGTTTTAGAAATACACATTATAATACCCAGGGTAGTCTGTCTACGTGTCTGCTtattgttttacaaatacacattGTTATTACCAGGGTGGTCTAAATACACATTGTAAAAACCAGGGTTGTCTATCAAAAAATGTACGTATCTCCTTCCTGATTTACAAATTCACATTGTAGTAACCAGGGTGGTCTATCCACGTATGTCTCTCCTGATTTACAAATACACATTGGTATAACCAGGGTGGTCTATCCACGTATGTCTCTCCTGATTTACAAATACACATTGTTATAACCAGGGTGGTCTATCCACGTATGTCCTTCCTGATTTACAAATTCACATTGTAGTAACCAGGGTGGTCTATCCACGTATGTCTCTCCTGATTTACAAATACACATTGGTATAACCAGGGTGGTCTATCCACGTATGTCTCTCCTGATTTACAAATACACATTGGTATACCCAGGGTGGTCTATCCACGTATGTCCTTCCTGATTTACAAATACACATTGGTATAACCAGGGTGGTCTATCCACGTATGTCTCTCCTGATTTACAAATACACATTGGTATAACCAGGGTGGTCTATCTACGTATGTCTCTCCTGATTTACAAATACACATTGGTATAACCAGGGTGGTCTATCTACGTATGTCCTTCCTGATTTACAAATACACATTGGTATAACTAGAGTGGTCTATCTACGTATGTCTCTCCTGATTTACAAATACACATTGGTATAACTAGAGTGGTCTATCTACGTATGTCTCTCCTGATTTACAAATACACGTTGGTATAACCAGGGTGGTCTATCTACGTATGTCTCTCCTGATTTACAAATACACATTGGTATAACCAGGGTGGTCTATCTACGTATGTCTCTCCTGATTTACAAATACACATGGTATGTTGTATAACTAGAGTGGTCTATCCACGTATGTCCTTCCTGATTTACAAATACACGTTGGTATAACCAGGGTGGTCTATCTACGTATGTCTCTCCTGATTTACAAATACACATTGGTATAACTAGAGTGGTCTATCCACGTATGTCCTTCCTGATTTACAAATACATTGGTATAACGGTGGTCTATCACGTTGTCTCTCCtgatttacaaataacattGTAAACCAGGGTGGTCTATCTACGTATGTCTCTCCTGATTTACAAATACACATTGGTATAACCAGGGTGGTCTATCTACGTATGTCCTTCCTGATTTACAAATACACATTGGTATAACTAGAGTGGTCTATCCACGTATGTCCTTCCTGATTTACAAATACACGTTGGTATAACCAGGGTGGTCTATCTACGTATGTCTCTCTCCTGATTTACAAATACACATTGGTATAACTAGAGTGGTCTATCCACGTATGTCCTTCCTGATTTACAAATACACGTTGGTATAACCAGGGTGGTCTATCCACGTATGTCTCTCCTGATTTACAAATACACATTGGTATAACCAGGGTGGTCTATCTACGTATGTCTCTCCTGATTTACAAATACACATTGGTATAACCAGGGTGGTCTATCTACGTATGTCTCTCCTGATTTACAAATACACGTTGGTATAACCAGGGTGGTCTATCTACGTATGTCTCTCCTGATTTACAAATACACATTGGTATAACCAGAGTGGTCTATCCACGTATGTCCTTCCTGATTTACAAATCCACATTGTAGTAACCAGGGTGGTCTATCCACGTATGTCTCTCCTGATTTACAAATACACATTGTATAACGTATGGAAATAACCAGAGTGGTCTATCCACGTATGTCTCTCCTGATTTACAAATACACATTGGTATAACCAGGGTGGTCTATCCACGTATGTCTCTCCTGATTTACAAATACACATTGGTATAACCAGGGTGGTCTATCCACGTATGTCCTTCCTGATTTACAAATACACATTATAATACCCAGAGTGGTCTATCAACGTATGTCTTTCctgttttacaaatacatattgtTATACCCAGGGTGGTCTATCCACCTACGAGGAGATGTGTCTATCCTTCCTGTTGTACTATCCGCGGATGGACGTGGAGGCGTGCTGGAGTTTCCCCCTCTACCAGACAGTCAGTAACGACACTCTCCTGGCACAGCAAGAGATGTACAAGTGGGACTGGACAAAACCTGAGGTCCGCCGAAAGTTTGATGTTGTTATGAATGAAACACTGTATCGGCATTCTTCTTTTGGAAACTTCCTTGAAGG
This genomic window from Argopecten irradians isolate NY chromosome 4, Ai_NY, whole genome shotgun sequence contains:
- the LOC138320748 gene encoding DBH-like monooxygenase protein 1, producing the protein MAFRFVFLLGSLLSFIAFSHNIDVDVPVPYWNDIMHRFRVHNRTVAPTPPGNLPTVDQTSTPSRPTQTYEHTKQLDQKGDYMLFWRTNNTHITFETHVKTLGYVGFGISQTGGMYPADIVLGWVKDGQVFLKDCHTVGYVAPVVDRSQDWVLEFGSETDDCTILRFSRKIDTCDSDDIKITDDTAKIIFSYHPDDPVSMTSLPWHGTTRRGTQSLMLLATTLSEEASGMPENVITHDFLNQHYRIPPVPTTYRCTTFDFPDLGKKHHVVKVEANIQEGHTPYVHHMLLYHCANISLSLANSTYMCYDNAPAAFVNCRAVFAAWEIGGGAFYYPPDVGMSLGTDRDPRFFILETHYNNQANISGIVDSSGIRITYTPEVRKYDAGMLITGFFVDPSEIIPPYEESFISKGYCSEQDLARGVPEEGVNVFAVLQHSHLLAKKFRTRVFRNGSEMEPFADDNYYDFNFQEFHYLKRERKLKKGDSIEVNCDFDSRARTSLTLGGLSTYEEMCLSFLLYYPRMDVEACWSFPLYQTVSNDTLLAQQEMYKWDWTKPEVRRKFDVVMNETLYRHSSFGNFLEGGWQFHDFYPPQRRNLYVRPEVDMCSNSP